The following proteins are encoded in a genomic region of Natrinema sp. DC36:
- a CDS encoding SprT-like domain-containing protein, which yields MTDGEEYTLADEIVARARIHAREVVAEYELAVDLGALEWEVSTRARRRAGACRWHADREVATIVLARKAYEEYEWPAFAEIVRHELVHAWEFQRFGESGHGSRFRERAAALEAPRYCEAFTEPRYVLRCLTADCDWRAKRHRASKPVKSPDQYRCGACGGALEVEHAASGRTWTTASGYGGAKAALGDDW from the coding sequence GTGACCGACGGCGAGGAGTACACGCTCGCTGACGAGATCGTCGCGCGAGCGCGGATTCACGCCCGCGAAGTCGTCGCCGAGTACGAACTGGCGGTCGATCTCGGAGCCCTCGAGTGGGAGGTGTCGACGCGAGCGCGCCGCCGGGCGGGGGCGTGTCGCTGGCACGCCGACCGCGAGGTGGCGACGATCGTCCTCGCTCGGAAGGCCTACGAGGAGTACGAGTGGCCTGCGTTCGCCGAAATCGTCCGCCACGAACTCGTCCACGCGTGGGAGTTCCAGCGCTTCGGCGAGTCCGGACACGGCTCGCGGTTTCGCGAGCGAGCCGCGGCGCTCGAGGCCCCGCGCTACTGCGAGGCGTTCACCGAGCCCCGCTACGTCCTCCGGTGTCTCACGGCCGACTGCGACTGGCGAGCGAAGCGCCACCGCGCTTCGAAGCCGGTGAAGTCACCCGATCAGTACCGCTGTGGTGCCTGCGGCGGGGCCCTCGAGGTCGAACACGCGGCCAGCGGTCGAACGTGGACGACCGCGAGCGGCTACGGCGGCGCGAAAGCGGCGCTCGGCGACGACTGGTAG
- a CDS encoding cation diffusion facilitator family transporter — MSHNESAHSHDDSHDGHDHGGHSHDHGGHSHGGGSTSSRKLAAVSLINVVGFVVELAGGLAFGSVALISDAIHMLFDALAYVMAFAAAHVAEHYGEGDRWSYGLHRLEPFAAFLNGLLLLPMVGFILWESYQRFLEPVAIGAVPTIAIAIGGLLVNIGSVYVLHGDAMSLNEKGAFYHLLGDAGGSVAVIVSVVAIEVTGISVIDPLTAALIAAVVAWSAIAVLRGSSEIFFLKTPLESDDIRAHLCEIEGVTRVDDFHAWQICSQITVATVHVETDVELMADAEAVVRRVHDELAHHGVDHATVELCPRYADRDVHLDTHCH; from the coding sequence ATGAGTCACAACGAGTCGGCGCACAGCCACGACGACTCGCACGACGGCCACGACCACGGCGGCCACAGTCACGACCATGGCGGCCATAGCCACGGCGGCGGGTCGACGAGCAGCCGCAAGCTCGCCGCCGTATCGCTGATCAACGTCGTCGGCTTCGTCGTCGAGCTCGCGGGCGGGCTGGCCTTCGGCTCGGTCGCGCTCATCAGCGACGCCATCCACATGCTGTTCGACGCGCTCGCGTACGTGATGGCCTTCGCCGCCGCCCACGTCGCCGAACACTACGGCGAGGGGGACCGCTGGTCGTACGGCCTCCACCGCCTCGAGCCGTTCGCCGCCTTCCTGAACGGACTGCTCCTCCTGCCGATGGTCGGCTTCATCCTCTGGGAGTCCTATCAGCGGTTCTTAGAGCCCGTGGCCATCGGTGCCGTCCCGACGATCGCCATCGCCATCGGCGGGCTGCTGGTCAATATCGGCTCGGTCTACGTCCTCCACGGCGACGCGATGAGCCTCAACGAGAAAGGGGCGTTCTACCACCTGCTGGGTGACGCCGGCGGCTCGGTCGCCGTCATCGTCTCCGTCGTCGCCATCGAGGTGACCGGCATCAGCGTCATCGATCCGCTCACCGCAGCGCTCATCGCCGCCGTCGTGGCCTGGTCGGCGATCGCCGTGTTGCGCGGCAGCAGCGAGATCTTCTTCCTCAAGACGCCCCTCGAGAGCGACGACATTCGAGCGCACCTCTGCGAGATAGAGGGCGTCACTCGCGTCGACGACTTCCACGCCTGGCAGATCTGCAGCCAGATCACGGTCGCGACGGTCCACGTCGAAACGGACGTCGAACTGATGGCGGACGCCGAGGCGGTCGTCCGCCGCGTCCACGACGAACTCGCCCATCACGGCGTCGATCACGCCACGGTCGAGTTGTGTCCGCGCTACGCCGACCGCGACGTCCATCTCGATACGCACTGTCACTGA
- a CDS encoding zinc ribbon domain-containing protein: MTWLRAILAAGLSVIMPGAGHVLIRDWLRAAAFAGLFFTASALFLPIDQLTAAGPMTSLDQALEQATVMAENTDPMAQFLLSFIALFAAIDATFRALGYSSGGDTDADGPTCPECGKEIDEDLEFCHWCTTRLEPVEPEAETNDA; this comes from the coding sequence ATGACATGGCTCCGCGCGATCCTCGCTGCCGGCCTCTCGGTGATCATGCCCGGCGCAGGCCACGTCCTCATTCGCGATTGGCTTCGCGCCGCCGCCTTTGCCGGCCTCTTCTTCACGGCGAGCGCGCTCTTTCTCCCGATCGACCAGCTCACGGCGGCCGGGCCGATGACGAGCCTCGACCAGGCTCTCGAGCAGGCGACCGTCATGGCCGAGAACACCGACCCGATGGCCCAGTTCCTCCTCTCGTTTATCGCCCTGTTCGCCGCGATCGACGCGACTTTTCGCGCGCTCGGCTACTCTTCCGGCGGGGACACCGACGCGGACGGACCGACCTGTCCGGAGTGCGGGAAAGAGATCGACGAGGACCTCGAGTTCTGCCACTGGTGTACGACGCGACTCGAGCCCGTCGAGCCGGAGGCGGAGACGAACGACGCCTGA
- a CDS encoding homoserine dehydrogenase: MRLAILGAGDVGRSVATLAGEYGHEVVALADSTNAAIDPNGIDVDSAVGRKLGSEPIGRDDPDAVFETEYDALVEATPTTLGDAEPGFSHVERALEADRHAVLANKGPVAERYEELRALEAESAGSIRFEATVGGAIPVVSTIEDAAPKNVTAVRGVLNGTVNFILNRMAVEGLDYEHVLAEAQDLGVVEADPSFDVEGTDAALKFVILANVLADGGFDLGDAAVDGIEGIPGSALNLAAEDGRTIRLIGEATREGVRVGPRLVPENGALAVGGTRNVVQIETRNAGSIHASGRGAGGPETATAILSDVGRLPSR, from the coding sequence ATGCGACTCGCTATCCTCGGAGCCGGTGACGTCGGCCGGTCGGTTGCTACCCTCGCCGGCGAGTACGGTCACGAGGTCGTCGCGCTCGCCGACTCGACGAACGCCGCGATCGACCCGAACGGTATCGACGTCGACAGCGCCGTCGGACGAAAGCTCGGTTCCGAACCGATCGGGAGGGACGATCCCGACGCGGTCTTCGAGACCGAGTACGACGCACTGGTCGAGGCCACGCCGACGACGCTCGGCGACGCCGAACCCGGCTTCTCCCACGTCGAGCGCGCGCTCGAGGCCGACCGCCACGCCGTGCTGGCGAACAAGGGGCCGGTCGCCGAACGTTACGAGGAACTGCGTGCGCTCGAGGCCGAGAGTGCCGGCTCGATCCGATTCGAGGCGACCGTCGGCGGCGCGATTCCGGTGGTGTCAACGATCGAAGACGCGGCCCCGAAAAACGTGACGGCGGTCCGAGGCGTGCTCAACGGCACCGTCAACTTCATCCTCAACCGGATGGCCGTCGAGGGGCTCGACTACGAGCACGTTCTCGCGGAAGCACAAGACCTTGGCGTCGTCGAGGCGGATCCCAGCTTCGACGTCGAGGGCACCGACGCCGCGCTCAAGTTCGTCATCCTGGCGAACGTCCTTGCAGACGGTGGGTTCGACCTCGGGGATGCAGCGGTTGACGGTATCGAGGGGATTCCCGGCAGCGCGCTCAACCTCGCCGCGGAGGACGGGCGCACGATTCGGCTCATTGGAGAAGCAACCCGAGAGGGCGTCCGCGTCGGGCCGCGGCTCGTCCCCGAGAACGGTGCGCTCGCGGTCGGCGGCACGCGCAACGTCGTCCAAATCGAGACCCGGAACGCGGGGTCGATACATGCGAGCGGTCGCGGAGCCGGCGGTCCCGAGACCGCGACGGCGATACTCTCAGATGTCGGCCGTCTCCCCTCCCGCTGA
- the trpA gene encoding tryptophan synthase subunit alpha, protein MSDEDRQPEGGDPRNDERGAKRPASDTDASVEYDSDVEAAIRGDHPALITYITAGDPSLEDTKASVEALDRGGSDLIELGLPFSEPIAEGSTIQAAINRALEAGTTPAGFFELVDDLETDAPLLVMTYYNMILQFGDEPDVRPFVERAAEAGLSGIIVPDLPAEEADPLREACDDNGLDLVFIIAPTTEGERLDTIMSQVSGFAYVQARLGTTGARANVSSATHDSLARLSEYDVPKAVGFGVSEGDHAAEIIEAGADGVIVGSALVDIIASSRTPEEAVDALEAKARELKRGARRGATDVAADAAEDPPETEHP, encoded by the coding sequence ATGAGCGACGAGGATCGACAACCGGAGGGAGGAGATCCTCGGAACGACGAGCGGGGAGCGAAGCGACCCGCGAGCGACACTGACGCCTCGGTTGAGTACGACAGCGACGTCGAAGCCGCCATCCGCGGGGACCACCCAGCGCTGATCACCTACATCACCGCGGGCGATCCGTCGCTCGAGGACACCAAGGCGTCCGTCGAGGCGCTCGACCGCGGCGGCTCGGACCTGATCGAACTCGGACTCCCCTTTTCGGAACCGATCGCGGAAGGGTCGACGATCCAGGCCGCGATCAACCGCGCGCTCGAGGCCGGCACGACTCCTGCGGGCTTCTTCGAGTTGGTCGACGATCTCGAGACGGACGCACCGCTGCTGGTGATGACGTACTACAACATGATTCTCCAATTTGGAGACGAGCCCGACGTAAGGCCGTTCGTGGAGCGGGCCGCCGAGGCCGGCCTCTCGGGGATCATCGTTCCCGACCTGCCCGCCGAGGAGGCCGATCCGCTGCGCGAGGCCTGTGACGACAACGGGCTCGATCTCGTGTTCATCATCGCGCCGACGACCGAGGGCGAGCGTCTCGATACCATCATGTCGCAGGTCTCGGGCTTCGCGTACGTTCAAGCCCGCCTCGGGACGACCGGCGCGCGCGCGAACGTCTCGAGTGCGACCCACGACAGCCTCGCGCGGCTGTCCGAGTACGACGTACCCAAGGCGGTCGGCTTCGGCGTCAGCGAGGGCGACCACGCCGCCGAAATCATCGAGGCGGGCGCAGATGGCGTCATCGTCGGCAGCGCGCTCGTCGACATAATTGCATCGAGCCGGACGCCCGAGGAGGCGGTCGACGCACTCGAGGCGAAAGCCCGCGAACTCAAACGCGGCGCGCGTCGCGGCGCGACTGACGTCGCGGCCGACGCGGCGGAAGATCCACCGGAAACAGAACACCCATAA
- a CDS encoding DUF6293 family protein: MEVVKRVHVVPLGYEFDRILEPIRDQRADLVYLLEDDGADDAGTGTERTDEGDNGTTARNATADADYHDELRAELESIVPEVRTWECDLTDVYAVLGDVTTIADIHADDQVYVNVSGAGTIPAIGATIACMDVSTDAHAYYVEPSEYAHDGTREPISFGLDEMEQVPIYPIESPTRDQVAIMEFLADPAAWEGFHDNRTAPPKKKDLIEYARERELSFMADRRSPDERTGEDKGAFRVLDTHVLEPLAEDGYVTIESVGRRRVVELTERGENAYRAFHHKLMDDGSEPR, encoded by the coding sequence ATGGAGGTCGTCAAGCGAGTGCACGTCGTGCCGCTGGGCTACGAGTTCGATCGGATCCTCGAGCCGATCCGGGACCAGCGGGCCGATCTGGTCTACCTGCTCGAGGACGACGGGGCGGACGATGCGGGAACGGGTACTGAACGAACGGACGAGGGAGATAATGGAACCACCGCGCGGAACGCGACCGCGGACGCGGACTATCACGACGAGTTGCGTGCCGAACTCGAGTCGATCGTCCCCGAGGTCCGGACCTGGGAGTGCGATCTGACGGACGTCTACGCGGTGCTCGGCGACGTGACGACGATCGCCGACATCCACGCCGACGATCAGGTGTACGTCAACGTCTCCGGAGCGGGCACGATCCCGGCGATCGGCGCGACGATCGCGTGCATGGACGTCTCGACCGACGCCCACGCCTACTACGTCGAGCCGTCGGAGTACGCACACGACGGGACCCGCGAGCCCATCTCCTTCGGTCTCGACGAGATGGAGCAGGTTCCAATCTATCCGATCGAATCACCGACGCGCGACCAGGTCGCGATCATGGAGTTCCTTGCCGATCCAGCCGCATGGGAGGGGTTCCACGACAATCGGACGGCACCGCCCAAGAAGAAAGACCTCATCGAGTACGCCCGCGAGCGCGAACTCTCCTTCATGGCCGATCGCCGCTCGCCCGACGAGCGGACCGGCGAGGACAAAGGCGCGTTTCGGGTGTTGGATACCCACGTCCTCGAGCCGCTCGCCGAGGACGGCTACGTCACGATCGAGTCGGTCGGTCGCCGGCGCGTGGTCGAGTTGACCGAGCGGGGCGAGAACGCCTATCGCGCGTTCCATCACAAGCTTATGGACGACGGCAGCGAGCCCCGATAG
- a CDS encoding HAD family hydrolase, whose amino-acid sequence MAAYDAICFDLDSTLCEPTRDAATVLESTFERAGCEQFCTPADLRAAVPELPTAETDREFYEHLFTEVAGRAGVDSGIAPTLAAAHLEVQDPTAVEFRPGAEAALERARDLGRVGLITNGGRPTQTRKLEALGIADAFDVRVFTEPSAGILPKPNAAPFERALAELEVAPDAAIHVGDSLHADIAGANAMGLDSAWLDTGRDEGPDEHVPTYELASLEAFETIV is encoded by the coding sequence ATGGCCGCCTACGACGCGATCTGTTTCGATCTCGATTCCACCCTCTGCGAGCCGACCCGGGACGCCGCGACCGTCCTCGAGTCGACGTTCGAGCGCGCCGGCTGCGAGCAGTTCTGTACGCCCGCGGATCTCCGAGCCGCGGTGCCCGAGCTGCCGACGGCCGAGACGGACCGGGAGTTCTACGAACACCTCTTTACCGAAGTCGCAGGGCGCGCCGGGGTCGATTCCGGTATCGCCCCGACGCTCGCCGCGGCACACCTCGAGGTGCAGGACCCGACCGCCGTCGAGTTCCGACCCGGCGCGGAAGCCGCGCTCGAGCGCGCTCGCGATCTGGGTCGGGTCGGCCTCATCACCAACGGCGGGCGACCGACGCAGACGCGGAAACTCGAGGCGCTCGGCATCGCGGACGCCTTCGACGTTCGGGTGTTTACGGAGCCGAGCGCGGGCATCCTTCCGAAGCCGAACGCGGCCCCCTTCGAACGCGCGCTCGCCGAACTCGAGGTCGCGCCCGACGCGGCGATCCACGTCGGCGACTCGCTCCACGCCGATATCGCGGGTGCCAACGCGATGGGACTCGATTCGGCCTGGCTGGATACCGGCCGCGACGAGGGCCCCGACGAGCACGTGCCGACCTACGAACTCGCGTCGCTCGAGGCGTTCGAGACGATCGTCTAG
- a CDS encoding 2-amino-3,7-dideoxy-D-threo-hept-6-ulosonate synthase has product MTTGTDARLERIGTDGSYVIVPMDHGITMGAVQGLKDIESTIDGVTSGGADAVLTQKGVAPRVHDNKNGRGYIVHLNGSTTIGPDEEDKRMTGTVEEAIRVGADAVSFHINVGSDREPDQLTQLSEVTETAERFGMPVLAMAYARGPGVDPEDPEALGHAVRLAEELGADIVKTGYSGDAESFQHVVESTRLPVVIAGGSKGTDRQTIEMVRGVMDAGGAGVSMGRSIFQHEDPEAIARAVAGVVHDDLSTDEALAEAGLALEI; this is encoded by the coding sequence ATGACCACCGGAACTGACGCACGACTCGAGCGAATCGGGACGGACGGATCGTACGTGATCGTCCCAATGGACCACGGCATCACGATGGGTGCCGTCCAGGGACTGAAAGACATCGAATCGACCATCGACGGCGTGACGAGCGGGGGGGCCGACGCGGTCCTCACGCAGAAGGGAGTCGCGCCCCGCGTCCACGACAACAAGAACGGACGGGGCTACATCGTCCACCTCAACGGCTCGACGACGATCGGGCCCGACGAGGAGGACAAGCGCATGACGGGCACCGTCGAAGAAGCGATCCGGGTCGGTGCCGACGCCGTCTCCTTCCACATCAACGTCGGCTCCGACCGCGAACCCGACCAGCTTACCCAGCTCTCGGAAGTCACCGAGACGGCCGAGCGCTTCGGCATGCCTGTCCTCGCGATGGCCTACGCTCGCGGTCCCGGCGTCGATCCCGAGGACCCCGAGGCGCTGGGCCACGCGGTCCGCCTCGCCGAAGAACTGGGCGCGGACATCGTCAAAACGGGATATAGCGGCGACGCCGAGAGCTTCCAGCACGTCGTCGAGTCGACCCGGCTTCCGGTGGTCATCGCCGGCGGCTCGAAGGGAACCGACCGCCAGACGATCGAAATGGTCCGCGGCGTGATGGACGCCGGCGGCGCCGGCGTCTCGATGGGACGCTCGATCTTCCAGCACGAGGACCCCGAAGCCATCGCGCGGGCGGTCGCCGGCGTCGTTCACGACGATCTCTCGACCGACGAGGCGCTGGCCGAAGCGGGACTGGCGCTCGAGATCTAG
- a CDS encoding type I 3-dehydroquinate dehydratase → MTADEFALAATTNDLTREPKARENADLIEFRMDSAEEPIEQLRDYDGELPILATNRSRWFGGEAADRGRLDQLMAAAEFDAVERVDIELETARGMEWVLNEFREQGVELVISFHEFEETPDQATLDAIIAECDRYGDIAKVATYADDRSDCLRILTAIDTATRNGIRAAGIAMGELGSHTRIIGPLYGSKLGYAPLESDTSDYAPGQVSLHRLDSLIEMVRESGKSTRLLRELDEEYPTQQEVTQTE, encoded by the coding sequence ATGACTGCCGACGAGTTCGCCCTTGCCGCCACAACCAACGATCTCACACGGGAACCGAAAGCCCGGGAGAACGCGGATCTTATCGAATTTCGAATGGACAGTGCGGAGGAACCGATCGAACAGCTGCGCGACTACGACGGGGAACTGCCGATTCTCGCGACGAATCGATCGCGATGGTTCGGCGGCGAGGCGGCCGATCGGGGACGACTGGATCAGTTGATGGCGGCCGCCGAGTTCGACGCCGTCGAGCGGGTTGACATCGAACTCGAGACGGCGCGTGGAATGGAGTGGGTACTCAACGAGTTCCGTGAACAGGGCGTGGAACTGGTCATCTCCTTTCACGAATTCGAGGAGACCCCAGACCAGGCGACGCTCGACGCGATCATCGCAGAGTGCGATCGGTACGGCGATATCGCCAAGGTGGCCACGTACGCGGACGACCGATCCGACTGCCTGCGGATCCTCACGGCGATCGATACGGCGACCAGAAACGGAATTCGCGCGGCCGGGATCGCGATGGGCGAACTCGGCAGTCACACGCGAATCATCGGCCCGCTTTACGGCTCGAAACTCGGCTACGCGCCGCTCGAGTCGGACACCAGTGACTACGCGCCGGGTCAGGTCTCGCTGCACCGTCTCGATTCGCTGATCGAGATGGTCCGCGAGAGCGGGAAGAGCACCCGGTTGCTGCGTGAACTGGACGAGGAGTATCCGACTCAGCAGGAAGTCACGCAGACGGAGTGA
- a CDS encoding 3-dehydroquinate synthase II, whose product MTRSVWVKADDTVGDWDDRRARITAALEAGADWVLVDEDDVARVRELGDINVAAFRTDGDVTLVDDIDDAEADAESDDAVSAPQADAMVVGKDGEGDATIDLPEDFSGSADLSTLRRKGDFDRGAYVRILGKEYERFAETAAAEADHTIVVGEDWTIIPLENLIARIGEETDLVAGVTSAEEAKTAFETLEIGSDAVLLDSDDPDEIRRTVEVRDEAERESLDLEYAEVLAIERAGSADRVCVDTGTLLEHDEGMLVGSMSRGLVFVHAETAESPYVASRPFRVNAGAVHAYVRTPDGGTKYLSELQSGDEVQVVDLAGNTREAIVGRAKIEQRPMFRIALETESGDRVETLLQNAETIKVATAEGRTAVTDLEAGDEILLYAEDTARHFGEAVEESIIEK is encoded by the coding sequence ATGACGCGATCTGTCTGGGTAAAAGCCGACGACACCGTCGGCGACTGGGACGACCGCCGAGCGCGGATCACCGCCGCGCTCGAGGCGGGTGCGGACTGGGTACTGGTCGACGAAGACGACGTCGCGCGCGTTCGCGAACTCGGCGACATCAACGTCGCGGCGTTCCGGACCGACGGCGACGTGACGCTGGTCGACGACATCGACGACGCCGAAGCGGACGCCGAAAGCGATGACGCCGTGTCGGCCCCGCAGGCGGACGCGATGGTCGTCGGCAAGGACGGCGAGGGCGACGCGACGATCGACCTCCCCGAGGACTTCTCCGGCTCGGCGGATCTCTCGACGCTGCGGCGCAAGGGCGACTTCGATCGGGGCGCGTACGTCCGCATTCTGGGCAAGGAGTACGAGCGCTTCGCCGAAACCGCCGCCGCGGAGGCCGATCACACGATCGTCGTCGGCGAGGACTGGACGATCATCCCGCTCGAGAACCTGATCGCCCGCATCGGCGAGGAGACCGACCTCGTGGCGGGCGTGACCAGCGCCGAGGAGGCGAAGACGGCCTTCGAAACCCTCGAGATCGGATCCGACGCGGTCTTGCTCGACTCGGACGACCCTGACGAGATCCGACGGACGGTTGAAGTCCGCGACGAGGCCGAACGCGAGAGTCTCGACCTCGAGTACGCCGAGGTACTTGCCATCGAGCGGGCCGGCAGCGCGGATCGGGTCTGCGTCGACACCGGCACCCTGCTCGAGCACGACGAGGGAATGCTCGTGGGCTCGATGAGCCGCGGGCTGGTGTTCGTCCACGCCGAAACCGCCGAATCGCCGTACGTCGCCTCCCGCCCGTTCCGGGTCAACGCGGGTGCGGTCCACGCCTACGTCCGCACGCCCGACGGCGGCACGAAGTACCTCTCCGAACTCCAGAGCGGCGACGAGGTGCAGGTCGTCGACCTCGCGGGCAACACCCGCGAGGCCATCGTCGGCCGGGCCAAGATCGAGCAGCGACCCATGTTCCGGATCGCCCTCGAAACCGAGAGCGGCGACCGCGTCGAGACCCTGCTCCAGAACGCCGAGACGATCAAGGTCGCCACCGCGGAGGGGCGAACGGCGGTGACCGATCTCGAGGCCGGTGACGAAATCCTGCTATACGCCGAGGACACGGCCCGTCACTTCGGCGAGGCCGTCGAAGAGAGCATCATCGAAAAGTAA